The sequence ACGCGGCCCGGCGGGCCGCGCAACGGCAGAGCAGCGACCTGGACACCGACCACCTGCTCTGGGCGGCGCTGCAACGCGAACCGCTGCGTGACCTGGTACGCCGGGCCGGTGCCGATCCGGACACCCTGCTCAACGCCCTCGGCGGAAAGGGCGACGGCGCGCCGCGCGGGGAGGTGCCGCCCAACCTGTCGTTGACCCCCGCCGCCAAGCGGGCGTTGCTCGACGCCCATCAGTTGTCCCGGGCGATGGGCGCCAACTACATCGGCCCCGAGCACATCCTGATGGCGCTGCCGCTCAACCCGGAGTCACCGGCCGGGCGGATGCTGGCCGCCGGCCGGATCCAACCCGAGTCGTTGCAGGCCGCCAACGCCGAGCGCGGGCCGATGACCGGGCCCAAGCCCGACCGCGGCACCCCCACCCTGGACCAGTACGGGCAGGACCTCACCGACCTGGCCCGCAACGACCAGATCGACCCGGTGATCGGACGCGCCGACGAGATCGAACAGGCCGTGGAGATCCTGTCCCGGCGGACCAAGAACAACCCGGTGCTGATCGGCGAGGCCGGCGTCGGCAAGACCGCCATCGTCGAGGGGCTGGCCGAGCGGATCTGCGACGGCGACGTACCACAGACCCTGCTCGGCAAGCGGGTCGTCCAGCTCGACCTGGCCGGCCTGGTCGCCGGCACCCGCTACCGGGGCGACTTCGAGGAACGGCTGAAGAAGGTGATCGACGAGATCCGGGCGCACCGGGACGAGCTGATCATCTTCATGGACGAGATCCACACCCTGGTCGGGGCCGGCGGCGCCGGCAGCGAGGGTGGGATGGACGCGTCCAACATGCTCAAACCCGCCCTCGCCCGGGGTGAGCTGCGGGTGATCGGCGCGACGACGCTGGACGAGTACCGCAAGAGCATCGAGAAGGACGCCGCGCTGGCCCGGCGGTTCCAGCCGGTGCTGGTGCCCGAGCCCAGCGTCGACGACACCATCGCCATCCTGCGCGGGCTGCGCGACCGGTACGAGGCCCACCACCAGGTGCGCTTCACCGACGAGGCGCTGGTCGCCGCCGCCGAACTGTCCGACCGGTACGTCACCGATCGGTTCCTGCCGGACAAGGCGATCGACCTCATCGACCAGGCCGGCGCCCGGGTGCGGTTGCGCACCCGCACCCCCGCGTCCGACGTGCGGGAGCTGGAACAGGAACTCGACGAGGTACGCCGGGACAAGGAACAGGCAGTCACCGACGAGCAGTACGAGCGGGCGTCCGCGCTGCGCGACCGGATCGCCGAGTTGGAGGAGGACATCCGTCGCGCGAACGGCGACGACGGCTCGTCCGGCTCCCAGGTGCCCGAGGTGGGCCCCCAGGAGATCGCCGAGGTGATCTCCCGGGCCACCGGCATCCCCGTCAGCCAGCTCACCGAGGAGGAACGCGACCGGCTGCTGCGCCTGGAGGGTCACCTGCACCAGAAGGTGGTCGGTCAGGACGACGCGGTCAGCGCGGTCGCCGAGGCCGTGCGTCGCTCCCGGGCCGGGCTGGCCGACCCGGAGCGGCCGATGGGCAGTTTCCTGTTCCTCGGCCCGACCGGTGTCGGCAAGACCGAGTTGGCGCGGGCTCTGGCCGAGGCGTTGTTCGGTGAGGCGGACCGGATGGTCCGGGTGGACATGAGCGAGTTCCAGGAGCGGCACACGGTCAGCCGGCTGGTCGGTGCGCCGCCCGGATACGTCGGCTACGAGGAGGCCGGTCAGCTCACCGAGGCGGTGCGTCGCCGCCCGTACGCGGTGGTGCTGCTCGACGAGATCGAGAAGGCCCACCCGGACGTGTTCAACATCCTGCTCCAGGTGCTCGACGACGGGCGGCTGACCGACAGCCAGGGTCGTACCGTGAACTTCAAGAACACCGTCCTGATCATGACGAGCAACCTCGGCTCCGAGCTGATCACCGGCGCCCAGCGCTCGGTCGGCTTCGGCACCGGGGACGTGGGCAGCGAGCAGGAGAGCAACGAGCTGCGCGAGCGGCTGATGCGTCGCCTGCAGGAGAACTTCCGCCCGGAGTTCCTCAACCGCATCGACGAGGTCATCATCTTCCGCCGGCTGGAGGCCGAGCAGTTGCGCGACATCACCGCGCTGCTGCTGGAGGAGACCCGCCGCCGTATGCACGCCCAGGACCTCCAGGTGGAGTTCACCACCGCCGCCATCGACTGGCTCGCCGAGCACGGCTACCAGCCGGAGTTCGGTGCCCGCCCGCTGCGCCGGGTGATCCAGCGGGAGGTGGACAACCACCTGTCCCGGATGTTGCTGGAGTCGGCGATCTCGCCGGGGCAGAAGGTCACTGTGGACGTCCGCGACGGCGCGCTCACCTTCGACGTGACCGCGGGTGAGCGGGGGTACACCGCCGCCACGACCACCCACCCGCGATGAGCGGGTCGGCGGGAGGGGACGACCACGAGGACCCGCACCAGCCCGCGAAACCCCGGGACGAGGACGACCATCCCGACCCGATCCTGGCGTCGCCCACCGCGAACCCCCGCCGCACGCGGGTGCCAGCGGAGGGCCTGCACCCGAAGACCGACCAGGACGACCCGGAGACGTCCGGGCCGCCGCCCGGAGAGGAGACCTGATGGTACGCGAAGCGCGGCTCGACCCCGAGGTGGAAGTGCTCTGGGAGGACTTCCACGCCGAGGTGAACGTCCCGTCGGAGCAGCTGCGGACCTGGCTGCTGACCCGGGGTTCGGGGGAGGAGTCGTTCAGCCCGAACCCGAACCTCGACCTGCCCCAGCCCGGCCGGGAGATCCTCAAGGTGCTCAACAAGCGCAAGGTGGACCTCACCCCGGAGGACATCGAGGTGATGCGGGAGGCGGTCGAGCGGATCCGCGAGCTGATGGACGCCAAGCCGTCGCGCGGCAACGCCGACGACAGCTGGCGACACTCACTGCTCGACCTGGGTCACGATCCGCTCGTCGAACGCTGAGCGAGGCCACCCGCGACGGTGCCGTCCCGAGCCCGGGACGGCACCGTCGCGGCGTACTACTGGCCCTGGTCGGACTCGAGACTGCCGATGGTCAGGCCCGCCGCGTCGGCGGCGGCGTCCCGGTCGCCGCGGGTCTGGTCCTCCCGGGTGAGCAGGTTCGCGTACTCGGTCACGTCGGCCGGGTCGGGCACCGTCGGCAGTCGGCGCAGGAACGCCTCCACCTCACGGGTGGCGGCGGTGTGCGCGGCAGCCGCCTGGCGCAGTAGTTCGCGGTCGTCGGCGGGCGGGTAGAGGTCGGTCATGTCCGCCAGATACCCGGCCCACGGCGGTTCGCACCGCCAGCGGCCGGGAATACCGGCCGGTCAGCCCGGCCGGACCCCGGTCGGCTGCCGCACCCCGAACCCCGGGTTGCGGGGCAGCCAGGCCAGGTACGCCGGGTGCGGCGCCAACGAGTCGACGTACGCCGCCTTGGCCGTCTCCAGCACCAGCTGGGCGCCCTGGGCGGCGGGGGAGTCCGGATGCCAACCGAGTAGCAGCCGCCAGCGCAGCGGCGTACCGGCGAGTTGACGGGTGACCAGACCGCTCACCGGGCGGAACGTCGCCTGGCACAGGGCCACCGCCACACCGGCCTCCACCAGGTCGACGCAGCCGCGGATGTCGGTCTCGTACACCTTGCGGGGGGTGAAGCCGGCGCGGGCGCAGGCGGCGGCGAAGCAGTCGGCGAAGCAGCCGTCGCCCGGCGCGGCGACCCACTGCTCGTGGCGCAGGTCCGCCAGGCGAACCTCGTCCTGGGCCGCGAGGGGATGGGTCTCCGGCAGCAGCACCAGTACCGGGTCGACGGCCACCTCCTGCCAGCTCAACCCGAACCCGGCCGACGGGCTGGCGTCGCCGCACACCCCGGCCAGCGCGAAGTCCAGCCGACCGCCGGCCACCAACTGCGCCAACTCGTCCACCGACCAGGACGCGTACGTGGTGATCTGGGCCGGCGGTTGCTCGGCCGCCAACCGGTGCACCAGCCGACCCAGGATCGGGCTGTTCACCCCACCGAACCGGTAGCACGGCGGCGTGTCGCCCGCCCCGGCCAGCCGGGCGGCCTCGTCCTGCAACCCCTTCATCGCCGGCAGCAGCACCCGGGCGCGGGCCAGCACCAGCTCACCCAGTGCGGTGGGCCGGGCCCCGCGCCGGTCCCTGTCGAACAGCGGGCCGCCCAGCGTCCGCTCGATGCGTTGGAGCTGGGCGGTGAGCGCCGGCTGGGCCAGGCCGAGCGCCGAGGCCGCCTTCGTCACACTTCCCGTCTCCGCGATCGCGCAGACCACCCGCAGGTGACGCAGCTCCAGGTTCATAGGGTGACGGTAGGACTACGGGTCTGCTGGCGGAATAGCCCGAGCGGATCGGTGATAATGAATGCATTGCCGGCGGCCGCCGGTCACCGGTCGCGCGGTGGCTCCGGCAGGTCCGCCAGGTACGTCGGCCGCCGGGTCACCGCGTCGAGGACCTTGTCCACCACCCCGACCGCCGGCTCCACGATCCGGTTCCACGGAGGGGTGGCCGGCGTGCCCGGGTGCGGTCGGGTCGGCGCGGCCTCCTCGGCGATCTCCAACCGGTTGCCGAGCCGGATCAGCTCCTCCTCGGTCGCGACCGCGCGCAGCTCGACGACCAGCGCGCCCACCCCGTCGACGTGTCGGCGGACCCGCTCCGCGACCTCGGTCAGCGCCTCGTCCGTCAGCCCCTTCAGGGCGCTCAGCAGGGCCGCGTCGGCGTTGATCTCCGCGTCCACCCGCTCGGTGGCCGCCGGCAGCGCCGCGCGGACCGCCGGCAGCAGGTACTGCTCCTCGGCGGACAGGTGCCGCGACAGCGCGGCGGTGAGCACCGGCAGCCCTTCCCGCGGTGTGGTGTCCGGGCCGGAGAGCTGGTCCAGCAGCGCCAGCAGTTGCCGGTGCTCCCGGTCGACGATGTCGGCGATGCTGCGACCGGCGGGTCGGTAGCCCTCCTCGGGTGCGGGCGCGGGCGGCAACGGCGGCAGGGGAACAGCGGACATGGTGCCCTCCTCGACTGGCGGGCGGAAGCTCCGGCAGGGACGTACGGTCGTGGGCGGCGGTACCCGAACGCGACCACCGCGAAACCGAGCCGTCGATGCGTCCACCCGCGCCGGCCCGCCGACCAGCCCATGCTGGTATGAAGAGGCGATGACGAGCGATGCCGCCTCCGCCCGACCCGACCCCACCGCAGAGGTCGTGGACCTCTGCCGCGACCTGCTGCGCATCGACACCACCAACACGGGTGACAACGACACCAGCGTCGGCGAGCGCCGCGCGGCCGAGTACGTGGCGGAGAAGCTCGCCGAGGTCGGCGTGGAGTCCGTCCTGCACGAGTCCGCGCCCGGCCGGGCGAACGTGGTGGCCCGCATCCCGGGCACCGACCCGAGCCGGGGCGCGCTGCTGGTGCACGGCCACCTGGACGTGGTGCCCGCCGACGCTGACGAGTGGTCGGTCGGCCCGTTCTCCGGCGAGCTGCGCGACGGCTACCTCTGGGGCCGGGGCGCCATCGACATGAAGGACTTCGACGCGATGGTGCTCGCCGTGGTGCGGCACTGGCAGCGCACCGGCGTGCGACCCCCGCGCGACATCGTGCTCGCATACACCGCCGACGAGGAGGCGGGCAGCGACTACGGGGCGCGCTTCCTGGTGGACAACCACCGGGGCCTCTTCGACGGCTGCACCGAGGCGATCGGCGAGGTGGGCGGCTTCTCCTACTCGGTCAACGACAGCCAGCGGCTCTACCTCATCGAGACCGCCGAGAAGGGCATCGACTGGCTGCGGCTGCACGCCAAGGGCCGCCCCGGGCACGGCTCGATGATGCACGACGACAACGCCGTCACCGCGCTCGCCGAGGCGGTCGCCCGGATCGGCCGACACCGCTTCCCGGTGGTGGTCACCGACACCGTGCGGGCCTTCCTGACCGAGGTCTCCGACCTGCTCGGCATCGAGTTGGACCCGGACGACCCGGAGACGGCCATCGCCAAGCTCGGCCCCATCGCCAACATCATCGGCGCGACCATCCGCAACACCGCCAACCCGACCCGGTTGAGCGCCGGCTACAAGGACAACGTCATCCCCGGCCGGGCCACCGCCACCATCGACTGCCGCAGCCTGCCCGGCCAGTCCGAGCTGTTGGAGCGGCAGCTGCGCGAGTTGGTCGGCCCGGACATCGCCATCGAGTACGTCCAGCGGCAGCCGGCGCTGGAGACCACCTTCGACGGTGACCTGGTCGAGGCCATGTCGGCGGCGCTGCGCGCGGAGGACCCGGGGGCGCGTCCCGTTCCGTACATGCTCTCCGGTGGCACCGACGCCAAGGCGTTCTCGCAGCTCGGCATCCGCTGCTTCGGGTTCGCCCCGCTCCGGCTGCCCGCCGACCTGAACTTCTCGGCGTTGTTCCACGGCATCGACGAGCGCGTTCCGGTGGACGGACTACAGTTCGGCGTGCGGGTTCTCGACCGGTTCCTCCGCACCTGCTAGTCGTGTCCGGCGGTGGCCGCCGGCGCGCAACCTCCCCATCGTGAAGGGACTGCCCCACATGACCGACCAGCATGGTGAGCTGGACGCCGCTCTCGAGCGGGTGATCGAAGCGGCCCGCCACCACCTGGCTGCCGTACGCGCCGCGCAGGGCCGCGTCGACGACGACGACGTCTGGCAGGCGTACGTGGCGTTGAACAACGCCTCCTACGCGTACGACGAGCGACTGCTCGACGCCTTCGGCGAGGTGACGCCGTGGGATGTCGACTCGATCGACCCGGACGAGGCCGACGAGCGTTTCGGCGGCGGCGAGGGTGCCGAGGCCAGCGACCCGCACCCCCGGGTGATCTCGGTGCGTCAGCGTCGTGACTACCGGGTGCCGAGCGTCGCCGCGCTGCTGCGGGTGGCCGAGGCGGCCCGCCGCGAGGGCACCCCGGAGGACGACGAGCCGGCGCCGGTGGAGGGCGTCGGCGAGGCGGTGCTGGAGCTGCTGCAGAGCGGTGACGGCTCGCTCGGCGCGTTGGACGTCCCCGAGTTGGAGCCGCTCGACGGCGTGGTCATGGTCAGCGAGGTGGGCACCCCTGTCGACCTGGAGTCGTTCGACGACGACGACGCGGTCGGCCCGTTCCAGCCGGCTGCCGACGACCGGCTGGTCGGTCGGCTCGACGAGCACCCGTTCCTGGAGCTCGACGACGACCACGACCACGCCGGGCACCAGCACTAGGCCGGGTGCCGCCCGGGGCCGACTCCGGCCTCGGGCGGCACCGCCCGGTCGTCAGTACGACAGACCCGGCTGCGGCTGGTTGACCCGCCGACGACGCAGCACCACCTGGCGCGTGCCGTCCCGGTACAGCCGCACCCGGGCCAACTCCCATCCGGAGAACTCCGCCTGGATCGCCAACTGCGCCGCGGCGGTCAGCCGGTCGACGTTCGGCGGCAGCCGCAGTGGCGCGTACTCGTAGTCCATGCCCTCCATGCTGCCCAGCCCAGGGGCTGTTCGCCACCCCCTCCGGAGTGACCAACGACGCTGCCGTGGGCGGTTCGTGCCGCCCCGCGCCCCATCGCGCCGATCTTGCGGTTCCTGTTGCCGGAATGAGGGGGAACGCCCGGTGTGCCGCGACAGCAACCGCAAGATCGCTGAAAAGGGGCGGCGCTCAGGCCGGGGGGACGTTTGCCGTCAGCAGGGCGGCGAGGGCTGGCGCGGCCAGGGCGACAGCCCGGGGGGTGCCCGGGTCGACAGTCAGCCCCCAGGCCGGGTCCGGCCAGTCCTCGAACAGTTCGGCGCAGGGCAGCGCGATGAACGGCACCCCGTCCCCGGCGAACGCGGTGAGCGCCCCGGGCGAGGTGAAGACCGGCAGCAGCGGTGCCCCGGTCGTGTCGCCGACCACCGTCCACGGGAAGTCGGCGTCGGGCGCCGGTTCCCCGGAGAGGGGGACGCACACAGTGGCGCCGGCCAGCGCTCCGAGGTAGCCGGGCAGGTCACGCCGGTCGACGGCAGCGGCGAGCACCGCAACCACCGTCGGCTCCGCCGCCTCGGCGGGTGTCGCCTCGACCTGGGTCACCTCGACCGGTGCCGGCTGGGCGACCGGTAGCGCTGCCGGGCCAGGGTGCCCGGCCGGCGGCACCGTCGGGCCAGGGCCGGCGGCCGGCGGCACCGGCCGGCAGGAGAGCGCGCCGGGCTCGTCGGTCAACACCTCGGCGGCGGTACGGGTCACGAACACACTGAGCCGCTCCACCTGCTCCGGAGTGCGCGCCGTCTCGTACCACCAGCCCTCGCCGCCGGTCGGACGGTGCCAGCCGAGCGCGGCCAGGCGTGCCTCGTCGTGACCGGGGCAGATCACCCGTACCACCTGGCGGCGCACCAGCAGCCGGATCCCGCGCGGACCGGCGGAGAGCTCCAGGTCGGTGTCCCGGTCGCAGCGGGCGACGGTGTCCCGCAGCCGAGCGGCGACCTCCGGCCAGGTCGGCGACGGCGACGTCACGCCGGTGCGCCCGGCAGGCGGTCGTCGAGCCGCCCGAGCCGGGCCACTGTCTCCTCCAGCCGGCCCAGCGCCGAGAAGTCGCCCGGCGTGCCGAACAGGTCGCCGAGCCCCGCGCCGAGCGCGACGTCCAACCCCTCGGTGTGCTCGTCGACGTGCGTGGAGGCGACCTCGCGAGCCCGCCGGTACGCGTCGAGCACCAGCTCGGCCACCCCCTCGGTGCCGGCGCGCAGGGCGGCCGGCGCGAGGGTGAGCCCGGTCAGCGCTCCGGTGGCGTCGACGGTCGCCGAGACAAGCCCGCTCTCGTCGGTAGCGGTGCCGGACAGCTCGGCCAGGTCGTCGCGGAGGCCCGCGAACCGGCGCTCGATGTCGGCGATCCGCCCGGCGAGCGCGTCGAACGCGGACGTCGGGTCCGTCATGAGATTCCTCCCCGTGGATCGTGCGACCGGGTGGTGCCCGGCGGCCGGGAGATCGTATCGTCGGTGCGCTCGACTCATGGGGGAGGAACGGCATGCCACCGGATATCGATGTCGACGTGCAGGCGGTCCGTCGACTGGAGACAGCCGCCAAGCAGGTCGCCAGCTCGCTCGCCGCGTTGGAACGGCAGATCGTCTCGGCCGGCGACGTGCCGTCGGACGCCTTCGGTCATCTGCCGTTCGCCAGCGACATGCTTCGCGACAAGTACGCCGAGCAGGTCACCGGCGGCAAGGAGCTGTTCGCCGCCGCGAACGCCGCGTTCGGGCGGGTCGCCACGGCGCTGGCCGACACCGTCGAGGCGTACGAGCACAACGAGCGGGACCTCGACGCCGGGTTCAAGGCCATCCAGGCGGGGCTGCCCGGATGAGCGGCCCGGCCGGCAGTGCCGTCCAGCTGTGGAACGGCCTGGACAGCGCGCTTTCCGGCGTGCAGGACGCCGTCGACAGTGTCTGCCGGACCCTGGCGTGGCCACTGATCCAGCTCGTCGACCTGGTCGACGGCGAGCCCGCCGTGCTGCGCGCGAAGGCCGCCGAGTGGGACGCGCTGGCCGCGCAGGTGCGCGACCTGGCCCAGGGGCACCGCGGGGCCCGGGAGTCCGCGCAGGCAGGCTGGCGCTCACCGTCCGGTGTGGCGTACGGCCAGCGGTTGGCCGAGGTGGAGCAGCAGCTCCTCGACGTCGCCGAGCAGTTCGCCGCGACCGCGGAGTACCTGCGCGGTGTCGCCGACGGTCTGCAGACAGTGCACGACGTGCTCGTGGACATCTGCGTGGAGTTCGTGAACTTCCTCCTGGTGACGCTGGTGACGGCGTTGCTGATGGCCCCGGTGACCATGGGCGCGTCCTGGGCTGCCGGTGTGGGCGTGGCCGTCACCAGGGGCCTGATCGTCGTCACCCGGATGTTGAAGGTCATCCGGCCGCTCGCGGTGCACCTGCAGAAGGTCATCCGCCTGCTCCAGCGGGTTCTGCTGTATCTGCGCAAGCTGCGGACGCACCTGGACAAGCTGGTCGACATGCAGAAGGCGCTGCGCGCCGGCAAGAAGTAC comes from Micromonospora vinacea and encodes:
- a CDS encoding M20/M25/M40 family metallo-hydrolase, producing MTSDAASARPDPTAEVVDLCRDLLRIDTTNTGDNDTSVGERRAAEYVAEKLAEVGVESVLHESAPGRANVVARIPGTDPSRGALLVHGHLDVVPADADEWSVGPFSGELRDGYLWGRGAIDMKDFDAMVLAVVRHWQRTGVRPPRDIVLAYTADEEAGSDYGARFLVDNHRGLFDGCTEAIGEVGGFSYSVNDSQRLYLIETAEKGIDWLRLHAKGRPGHGSMMHDDNAVTALAEAVARIGRHRFPVVVTDTVRAFLTEVSDLLGIELDPDDPETAIAKLGPIANIIGATIRNTANPTRLSAGYKDNVIPGRATATIDCRSLPGQSELLERQLRELVGPDIAIEYVQRQPALETTFDGDLVEAMSAALRAEDPGARPVPYMLSGGTDAKAFSQLGIRCFGFAPLRLPADLNFSALFHGIDERVPVDGLQFGVRVLDRFLRTC
- a CDS encoding SseB family protein; this encodes MTSPSPTWPEVAARLRDTVARCDRDTDLELSAGPRGIRLLVRRQVVRVICPGHDEARLAALGWHRPTGGEGWWYETARTPEQVERLSVFVTRTAAEVLTDEPGALSCRPVPPAAGPGPTVPPAGHPGPAALPVAQPAPVEVTQVEATPAEAAEPTVVAVLAAAVDRRDLPGYLGALAGATVCVPLSGEPAPDADFPWTVVGDTTGAPLLPVFTSPGALTAFAGDGVPFIALPCAELFEDWPDPAWGLTVDPGTPRAVALAAPALAALLTANVPPA
- a CDS encoding YbaB/EbfC family nucleoid-associated protein — translated: MTDPTSAFDALAGRIADIERRFAGLRDDLAELSGTATDESGLVSATVDATGALTGLTLAPAALRAGTEGVAELVLDAYRRAREVASTHVDEHTEGLDVALGAGLGDLFGTPGDFSALGRLEETVARLGRLDDRLPGAPA
- a CDS encoding WXG100 family type VII secretion target gives rise to the protein MSGPAGSAVQLWNGLDSALSGVQDAVDSVCRTLAWPLIQLVDLVDGEPAVLRAKAAEWDALAAQVRDLAQGHRGARESAQAGWRSPSGVAYGQRLAEVEQQLLDVAEQFAATAEYLRGVADGLQTVHDVLVDICVEFVNFLLVTLVTALLMAPVTMGASWAAGVGVAVTRGLIVVTRMLKVIRPLAVHLQKVIRLLQRVLLYLRKLRTHLDKLVDMQKALRAGKKYADKRRAAGKLDKWHHKVLDPTKGTYKLGKSGSPFDMGALDRAAALRAHGVADGARVIARDWATHLPWNVPNSVVHGVTWGSVALTSGLSVPGSEQVGDQIDQAVQGGADWIDQNVFGQPPAGQPAGR
- a CDS encoding DUF5703 family protein → MDYEYAPLRLPPNVDRLTAAAQLAIQAEFSGWELARVRLYRDGTRQVVLRRRRVNQPQPGLSY
- a CDS encoding hemerythrin domain-containing protein, which encodes MSAVPLPPLPPAPAPEEGYRPAGRSIADIVDREHRQLLALLDQLSGPDTTPREGLPVLTAALSRHLSAEEQYLLPAVRAALPAATERVDAEINADAALLSALKGLTDEALTEVAERVRRHVDGVGALVVELRAVATEEELIRLGNRLEIAEEAAPTRPHPGTPATPPWNRIVEPAVGVVDKVLDAVTRRPTYLADLPEPPRDR
- a CDS encoding DUF3140 domain-containing protein; translated protein: MVREARLDPEVEVLWEDFHAEVNVPSEQLRTWLLTRGSGEESFSPNPNLDLPQPGREILKVLNKRKVDLTPEDIEVMREAVERIRELMDAKPSRGNADDSWRHSLLDLGHDPLVER
- a CDS encoding ATP-dependent Clp protease ATP-binding subunit, which gives rise to MMGPGDIGSDPWDEFLARYFGRGEGGRRPPHRVDITRLMTADAREMLADAARRAAQRQSSDLDTDHLLWAALQREPLRDLVRRAGADPDTLLNALGGKGDGAPRGEVPPNLSLTPAAKRALLDAHQLSRAMGANYIGPEHILMALPLNPESPAGRMLAAGRIQPESLQAANAERGPMTGPKPDRGTPTLDQYGQDLTDLARNDQIDPVIGRADEIEQAVEILSRRTKNNPVLIGEAGVGKTAIVEGLAERICDGDVPQTLLGKRVVQLDLAGLVAGTRYRGDFEERLKKVIDEIRAHRDELIIFMDEIHTLVGAGGAGSEGGMDASNMLKPALARGELRVIGATTLDEYRKSIEKDAALARRFQPVLVPEPSVDDTIAILRGLRDRYEAHHQVRFTDEALVAAAELSDRYVTDRFLPDKAIDLIDQAGARVRLRTRTPASDVRELEQELDEVRRDKEQAVTDEQYERASALRDRIAELEEDIRRANGDDGSSGSQVPEVGPQEIAEVISRATGIPVSQLTEEERDRLLRLEGHLHQKVVGQDDAVSAVAEAVRRSRAGLADPERPMGSFLFLGPTGVGKTELARALAEALFGEADRMVRVDMSEFQERHTVSRLVGAPPGYVGYEEAGQLTEAVRRRPYAVVLLDEIEKAHPDVFNILLQVLDDGRLTDSQGRTVNFKNTVLIMTSNLGSELITGAQRSVGFGTGDVGSEQESNELRERLMRRLQENFRPEFLNRIDEVIIFRRLEAEQLRDITALLLEETRRRMHAQDLQVEFTTAAIDWLAEHGYQPEFGARPLRRVIQREVDNHLSRMLLESAISPGQKVTVDVRDGALTFDVTAGERGYTAATTTHPR
- a CDS encoding LysR family transcriptional regulator is translated as MNLELRHLRVVCAIAETGSVTKAASALGLAQPALTAQLQRIERTLGGPLFDRDRRGARPTALGELVLARARVLLPAMKGLQDEAARLAGAGDTPPCYRFGGVNSPILGRLVHRLAAEQPPAQITTYASWSVDELAQLVAGGRLDFALAGVCGDASPSAGFGLSWQEVAVDPVLVLLPETHPLAAQDEVRLADLRHEQWVAAPGDGCFADCFAAACARAGFTPRKVYETDIRGCVDLVEAGVAVALCQATFRPVSGLVTRQLAGTPLRWRLLLGWHPDSPAAQGAQLVLETAKAAYVDSLAPHPAYLAWLPRNPGFGVRQPTGVRPG